In one Columba livia isolate bColLiv1 breed racing homer chromosome 23, bColLiv1.pat.W.v2, whole genome shotgun sequence genomic region, the following are encoded:
- the PSMB3 gene encoding proteasome subunit beta type-3, with protein MSIMSYNGGAVMAMKGKGCVAIAADRRFGIQAQMVTTDFQKIFPMGERLYIGLAGLATDVQTVAQRLKFRLNLYELKEGRQIKPQTFMSMVSNLLYERRFGPYYTEPVIAGLDPVTHEPFICSLDLIGCPMITDDFVVSGTCSEQMYGMCESLWEPDMEPDHLFETISQAMLNAVDRDALSGMGVVVHVIEKDKITTRTLKARMD; from the exons ATG TCGATCATGTCGTATAACGGCGGGGCCGTCATGGCCATGAAGGGGAAGGGCTGCGTGGCCATCGCCGCGGACCGGCGGTTCGGGATCCAGGCGCAGATGGTGACCACGGACTTCCAGAAGATCTTCCCCATGGGGGAGCGGTTGTACATCGGGCTGGCCGGGCTGGCCACGGACGTGCAGACGGT TGCCCAGAGACTGAAGTTCAGGCTGAATCTCTACGAGCTGAAGGAAGGGAGGCAGATCAAACCCCAGACGTTCATGAGCATGGTTTCCAATCTGCTCTATGAGAGACG GTTTGGACCTTACTACACCGAACCCGTCATTGCCGGGCTGGACCCCGTCACACACGAACCTTTCATCTGCTCTCTGGACCTGATCGGCTGCCCCATGATAACCGACGACTTTGTGGTGAGCGGCACCTGCTCCGAGCAGATGTACGGCATGTGCGAGTCCCTCTGGGAGCCCGACATG GAACCCGACCACCTCTTCGAAACAATCTCGCAGGCCATGCTGAACGCGGTGGACAGAGATGCCCTGTCTGGCATGGGCGTTGTTGTGCACGTCAT TGAGAAAGACAAGATCACCACCCGCACCCTGAAAGCTCGCATGGACTAG